Proteins from a genomic interval of Clostridium scatologenes:
- a CDS encoding propanediol/glycerol family dehydratase large subunit → MKRSKRFEILEKRPVHNDGFVKEWPEVGLIAIGSPKDPIPSIKVANGKIVEMDGKKRDDFDFIDTFLADHAINIENTEKAMAIDSIEIARMLTDINVPREKVVKIATAITPAKLVEVVDKLNVVEMMMALQKMRVRKHPSNQAHVTNLRDNPIQIAADAAEGALRGFDEEETTVGIVRYAPFNAVSILVGSQVGRAGVLTQCSLEEATELKQGMLGYTAYAETISVYGTEPVFVDGDDTPYSKAFLASAYASRGLKMRFTSGTGSEVQMGYAEGKSMLYLEARCIMITRGAGAQGLQNGSVSCIGVPAAVPGGIRAVLAENLITTMLDLEVASSNDQTFTHSDIRRTARTMMQFLPGTDFICSGYSSTPNYDNMFAGSNWDAEDYDDWVVMERDLKVDAGLVPVKEEDVIAVRNKAAKAIQALFKELGLPVITDEEVEAATYAHGSNDMPKRNVVEDLKAAQDMLSRGVTGLDFVKALHKGGFPDIAERVLSLLKQRIAGDYLHASAIFDENFNVISGVNDQNDYMGPGTGYRLDGEKWEKIKNIDFALDPDKM, encoded by the coding sequence ATGAAAAGATCTAAAAGATTTGAAATATTGGAAAAAAGACCAGTGCACAATGATGGATTTGTAAAAGAATGGCCAGAGGTAGGACTTATTGCAATAGGAAGTCCTAAAGATCCAATTCCAAGTATAAAGGTAGCAAATGGTAAAATAGTTGAAATGGATGGTAAGAAAAGAGATGATTTTGACTTTATAGATACTTTCTTAGCTGACCATGCAATTAATATAGAAAATACTGAAAAAGCTATGGCAATAGATTCAATTGAAATAGCAAGAATGCTTACAGATATAAATGTTCCAAGAGAAAAGGTAGTTAAAATAGCTACTGCTATAACACCTGCAAAGCTTGTTGAAGTAGTGGACAAGCTAAATGTAGTTGAAATGATGATGGCTCTTCAGAAGATGAGAGTTAGAAAGCATCCTTCAAATCAAGCTCACGTTACAAATTTACGTGATAATCCTATTCAAATTGCAGCAGATGCAGCAGAAGGTGCTTTAAGAGGCTTTGATGAAGAGGAAACAACAGTAGGTATAGTAAGATATGCTCCATTTAATGCTGTTTCAATTCTTGTAGGATCTCAAGTTGGAAGAGCTGGAGTTCTTACTCAATGCTCACTTGAAGAAGCAACTGAACTTAAACAAGGTATGCTTGGATATACTGCATATGCAGAAACTATTTCTGTATATGGAACTGAACCAGTATTTGTAGATGGTGATGATACACCTTACTCAAAAGCTTTCTTGGCATCAGCTTATGCATCAAGAGGACTTAAGATGAGATTTACATCAGGAACAGGTTCAGAAGTTCAAATGGGATATGCAGAAGGAAAATCAATGCTTTACTTAGAAGCAAGATGCATAATGATAACAAGAGGTGCTGGAGCTCAAGGCTTACAGAATGGTTCTGTTAGTTGTATAGGTGTTCCTGCAGCAGTACCAGGAGGTATAAGAGCAGTACTTGCTGAAAATCTTATAACTACAATGCTTGACCTTGAAGTTGCTTCAAGTAATGACCAGACCTTCACTCATTCAGATATAAGAAGAACTGCAAGAACTATGATGCAATTCTTACCAGGAACTGATTTCATTTGTTCAGGATACAGCTCAACTCCAAACTACGACAATATGTTTGCAGGATCTAACTGGGACGCAGAAGATTACGATGATTGGGTAGTTATGGAAAGAGATTTAAAAGTTGATGCAGGTCTTGTTCCAGTAAAAGAAGAAGATGTAATAGCTGTTAGAAATAAGGCAGCAAAAGCAATCCAAGCTTTATTTAAAGAATTAGGACTTCCAGTTATAACTGATGAAGAAGTTGAAGCTGCAACTTATGCTCATGGTAGTAATGATATGCCAAAGAGAAATGTTGTAGAAGACTTGAAAGCAGCACAAGATATGTTATCAAGAGGTGTTACAGGTCTTGACTTTGTAAAAGCTCTTCATAAAGGTGGATTCCCTGATATAGCTGAAAGAGTTTTGAGCTTATTAAAACAGAGAATAGCAGGAGACTATCTTCATGCATCAGCTATATTTGATGAAAACTTCAATGTAATAAGTGGAGTTAATGATCAAAACGATTATATGGGTCCTGGAACAGGATATAGACTGGATGGAGAGAAATGGGAAAAGATTAAGAACATAGATTTTGCTTTAGATCCAGATAAAATGTAG
- a CDS encoding propanediol/glycerol family dehydratase medium subunit: MVNSVSNEELIELITKQVLDQLTSSNSNASKTSSAVSSVGKMKLEEVGNAEVGKRSDEVVVAVGPAFGKYQTETIVGIPHDDVIREVLAGIEEEGITPRVVKVLRTSDVSFMAHDAAEISGSGIGIGIQSKGTTVIHQKDLQPLNNLELFPQAPLIDRETFRAIGKNAAKYAKGESPDPVPVRNDQMARPKYQAKSAVLHIKETEHVVKGAKPIELKVVFE; the protein is encoded by the coding sequence ATGGTAAATTCAGTATCTAACGAGGAATTAATAGAATTGATAACTAAACAAGTTTTGGATCAATTGACATCTAGCAATTCAAATGCCTCTAAAACTTCCAGTGCTGTTTCAAGTGTTGGAAAAATGAAATTAGAGGAAGTAGGTAATGCTGAAGTTGGAAAGAGAAGCGATGAAGTAGTTGTAGCAGTAGGTCCAGCTTTTGGAAAGTATCAAACTGAGACAATAGTAGGAATTCCTCATGATGATGTAATAAGAGAGGTACTTGCAGGTATAGAAGAAGAGGGCATTACTCCAAGAGTTGTAAAAGTTTTACGTACATCAGATGTATCTTTTATGGCTCATGATGCTGCTGAAATAAGTGGCTCTGGAATAGGTATAGGTATACAATCAAAAGGTACTACGGTTATACACCAAAAGGATTTACAACCGCTAAATAACCTTGAATTATTCCCACAAGCACCATTAATAGATAGAGAAACTTTTAGAGCTATAGGTAAAAATGCTGCTAAATATGCTAAAGGAGAATCACCAGATCCAGTTCCAGTTAGAAATGATCAAATGGCAAGACCAAAGTACCAGGCTAAATCAGCAGTACTTCATATAAAGGAAACTGAGCATGTAGTTAAAGGTGCAAAGCCTATAGAATTAAAAGTAGTTTTTGAATAG
- the pduB gene encoding propanediol utilization microcompartment protein PduB — MLNNDIKEEKVQEKEIEENKVEEKKEANIMSAPSPVTEFVGTANYGDTVGLVIANVDSLLHEKMGLDKKYRSIGIISDRTGAGPQIMAADEAVKATNTEIVSIELPRDTKGGAGHGALIIFAAEDVSDARRAVEVALKDTDRTFGDVYGFDAGHVELHYTARASLALEKAFGAPLGKAFGIIVGAPAGIGVVMADTALKTANVDLVSYASPSQGTSLTNEVIITITGDSGAVRQSVIAAREVGIALAKSMGQDPVSTTGKPYI, encoded by the coding sequence ATGTTAAACAATGATATTAAAGAAGAAAAAGTTCAAGAGAAAGAAATTGAAGAAAATAAAGTTGAAGAAAAAAAGGAGGCAAATATAATGAGTGCACCATCACCAGTAACAGAATTTGTAGGTACAGCAAATTATGGAGATACAGTTGGATTAGTTATAGCTAATGTTGATAGCTTATTACATGAAAAAATGGGATTGGATAAAAAATACCGTTCAATAGGTATAATAAGCGACAGAACAGGCGCAGGTCCTCAGATAATGGCTGCAGATGAAGCTGTAAAAGCTACTAATACAGAGATAGTAAGTATTGAATTACCAAGAGATACAAAGGGTGGAGCTGGACATGGTGCTTTAATCATATTCGCTGCAGAAGATGTATCTGATGCTAGAAGAGCTGTAGAAGTTGCTCTTAAAGATACAGATAGAACTTTTGGAGATGTTTATGGATTTGATGCAGGACATGTAGAGCTTCATTATACAGCAAGAGCAAGTTTAGCTTTAGAAAAAGCTTTTGGTGCTCCTCTTGGAAAGGCATTTGGAATAATTGTTGGTGCTCCAGCAGGTATTGGAGTTGTAATGGCAGATACAGCATTAAAAACTGCTAATGTAGATTTAGTAAGTTATGCAAGTCCAAGTCAGGGAACTTCACTTACTAACGAGGTTATTATAACAATAACTGGAGATTCAGGTGCTGTTAGACAATCAGTAATTGCAGCTAGAGAAGTAGGAATTGCACTTGCAAAATCAATGGGACAAGACCCTGTATCCACTACAGGTAAACCATATATCTAA
- a CDS encoding ABC transporter ATP-binding protein — MDNVIVMKNITKNFKDKKALCGLNFEIKSGEIFGFLGPSGAGKTTTIKMLTSQLLPSSGEGKVLNQDIYSLNRNIFKHIGVLTDTSGIYERLSVYENLQLFAKIYDIDEKYIDEILEKVSLLKDKKTKAKKLSKGMKQRLLLARAVLNKPSLLFLDEPTSSLDPGTSNEIHKLLKELNKNGTTIFLTTHNMEEADKLCHRVAFLNEGTIVEMNAPLKLKQKYAEDCIEVRLKEIDDLITIKNDETGGEKINTWMKSGQLLSIHSKEPNLEEIFLKLTGREL; from the coding sequence ATGGACAATGTAATTGTAATGAAAAACATTACAAAAAATTTCAAAGATAAAAAAGCATTATGCGGGTTAAATTTTGAAATAAAATCAGGAGAAATATTTGGTTTTTTAGGTCCTAGTGGTGCTGGCAAAACTACAACAATAAAAATGTTAACCTCTCAGCTTTTACCTTCTTCTGGTGAAGGAAAAGTTCTCAACCAAGATATTTATTCTTTAAATAGAAACATTTTCAAGCATATAGGCGTTCTTACCGATACTAGTGGAATATACGAAAGACTTTCTGTGTATGAAAATTTGCAATTATTTGCTAAGATATATGATATAGATGAAAAATATATAGATGAAATCTTAGAAAAAGTTTCTCTATTAAAGGATAAAAAAACTAAGGCTAAAAAGCTGTCTAAAGGAATGAAGCAAAGACTTTTACTAGCTAGAGCTGTACTTAACAAGCCTTCACTTTTATTTTTAGACGAACCTACTTCTTCATTAGACCCTGGTACTTCTAATGAAATCCATAAACTTCTTAAAGAACTTAACAAAAATGGTACTACTATATTTCTAACCACTCACAACATGGAGGAAGCAGATAAGCTTTGTCATAGGGTAGCTTTTTTAAACGAAGGTACCATAGTTGAAATGAATGCCCCTCTCAAGCTAAAGCAAAAGTATGCTGAAGATTGTATAGAAGTTAGATTAAAAGAAATTGATGATTTAATAACTATAAAAAATGATGAAACTGGTGGAGAGAAAATAAATACCTGGATGAAAAGTGGACAATTATTATCCATTCATTCAAAAGAGCCAAATTTAGAAGAAATATTTTTGAAATTAACTGGGAGGGAATTATAG
- a CDS encoding LytTR family transcriptional regulator DNA-binding domain-containing protein, which translates to MTLLNIENLSKECGNLRLLNNLNLTLNHGKCIGIKCSNDTSNLLFNLILGKTNFSKGNIYIENIQISKCTNIKNIIAVTFSNDGMYGRLKIYDYMKFFKKIYNSQSSIKEILIKLGLFDISNKKIKALTYSQKKRLSIARALLSNCKLILMQEATLNIDRESTLIIRECIPYICSLGISILATSVSLEDIILLGGETYILDEKGLNTVETDISNNEADEKSNSEEDLDSPYFKIDKIPAKVDEKIILLNPTEIISIESLNGTSYLNVGEEKFPCTLTLMELENRLKYFGFFRCHRSYLVNLQRVREVVTWTRNSYSLILDDKSKTSIPLSKGRINELKDILKF; encoded by the coding sequence ATGACTCTTTTAAATATAGAAAATTTATCCAAAGAATGTGGAAATTTAAGATTATTAAACAATTTAAATTTGACCTTAAACCATGGAAAATGCATAGGTATAAAATGTTCTAATGATACTTCAAATCTTCTATTTAACTTGATTTTAGGAAAAACTAATTTCTCTAAAGGAAATATTTATATAGAAAACATACAAATTAGTAAATGCACTAACATAAAAAATATTATCGCTGTTACATTTAGCAATGATGGCATGTATGGAAGGTTAAAAATTTATGATTACATGAAATTCTTTAAAAAAATTTACAACTCTCAAAGTTCTATAAAAGAAATATTGATTAAATTAGGGTTATTTGACATATCAAATAAAAAAATAAAGGCTCTGACTTATTCACAAAAGAAAAGGCTAAGCATCGCACGTGCTTTACTTAGTAATTGTAAACTTATCTTAATGCAAGAAGCTACACTAAACATTGATAGAGAAAGTACCCTAATTATAAGAGAATGTATACCTTATATTTGCAGTTTAGGGATTTCCATTCTTGCTACTTCTGTATCATTAGAAGATATTATTTTATTAGGTGGTGAAACTTATATTTTAGATGAAAAAGGACTTAATACTGTGGAAACAGATATATCTAATAATGAAGCTGATGAAAAATCCAATAGTGAAGAAGATTTAGATTCTCCATATTTTAAAATAGATAAAATCCCTGCAAAAGTAGATGAAAAAATTATTTTACTTAATCCTACAGAAATTATATCTATAGAGAGTTTAAATGGTACAAGCTATTTAAATGTTGGTGAGGAAAAGTTTCCTTGTACCTTAACACTTATGGAACTTGAAAATAGGTTAAAATACTTTGGATTCTTTAGATGCCATCGTTCTTATTTAGTTAACCTTCAGAGAGTTAGAGAAGTAGTTACATGGACAAGAAATAGCTATAGTCTTATACTAGATGATAAAAGCAAAACTTCTATTCCTCTCTCCAAGGGAAGAATAAATGAACTAAAAGATATTTTAAAATTTTAG
- a CDS encoding ABC transporter permease: protein MDFSLRRVNALFIKELKDFFQNPNVLVMYMMPIIFAILYGKMMGTHIPKITSLEICLLLTLAMVGCSSAACLIAEEKEKNTLRTLMLSPLSPIEFLIGKSLISLLSCMVSSLIVFFIVNAPNVNLFLYIIISLISSITIIILGLIIGLLCKSQMETGIASTPIIMILMLIPMFSGINSVLKSIANLCFTYHTLAAIYKISEGKGFLDLKYNLLNIFVWLIISSILLVFVYKKVKLDK from the coding sequence ATGGATTTTTCACTTAGAAGAGTTAACGCTCTATTTATTAAAGAATTAAAAGATTTTTTTCAAAATCCAAATGTTTTAGTTATGTACATGATGCCTATTATATTTGCTATATTATATGGTAAAATGATGGGAACTCACATTCCTAAAATTACTTCCTTAGAAATTTGCTTACTTCTTACCCTGGCAATGGTAGGGTGTTCATCTGCAGCCTGCTTGATTGCAGAAGAAAAAGAAAAAAACACTTTAAGGACACTTATGCTTTCCCCTCTTTCTCCAATTGAATTTTTAATTGGAAAATCTTTAATTTCCTTACTTTCATGCATGGTTTCAAGCTTGATTGTATTTTTTATAGTAAATGCACCCAATGTAAACTTATTTTTGTATATAATAATATCCTTAATTTCATCTATTACTATAATAATCTTAGGATTAATAATTGGACTTCTTTGCAAGAGTCAAATGGAAACAGGAATTGCCTCTACTCCAATTATTATGATATTAATGCTGATTCCTATGTTTTCTGGAATTAACTCTGTGTTAAAAAGTATTGCGAACCTTTGCTTTACTTATCACACTTTAGCTGCAATTTACAAAATATCTGAAGGTAAAGGTTTCTTAGATTTAAAATACAATTTATTAAACATTTTTGTATGGCTTATTATTTCTTCAATTTTACTTGTTTTTGTTTATAAAAAAGTAAAATTGGATAAATAG
- a CDS encoding diol dehydratase small subunit: protein MDNNALIEQIVNQILNKMSSGEVSKPACEVKKSCDTLTDADYPLAKKRSDLIKTRSGKTFDDINMENVLNGSVTLDDIKITPEVLLYQAQIAESIGRNQFAENLRRAAELTFVPDDRVLEIYNALRPYRSTKQELLDIADELENKYNAKICASLVREACEVYEKREKLRV, encoded by the coding sequence ATGGATAATAATGCTTTAATAGAACAAATAGTTAATCAGATCTTAAATAAAATGTCATCTGGTGAAGTTTCAAAACCAGCTTGTGAAGTTAAAAAGAGCTGCGATACTCTTACAGATGCTGATTACCCACTAGCTAAAAAGAGAAGTGACTTAATAAAGACAAGAAGTGGCAAGACTTTTGATGATATAAATATGGAAAATGTTCTAAATGGAAGTGTAACTCTTGATGATATAAAGATTACTCCAGAAGTTCTTTTATATCAAGCTCAAATAGCAGAATCAATAGGCAGAAATCAGTTTGCAGAAAATTTAAGAAGAGCAGCTGAACTTACATTTGTACCTGATGATAGAGTACTTGAAATATATAATGCATTAAGACCTTATAGGTCAACAAAACAGGAACTTTTGGATATAGCAGATGAACTTGAGAATAAATATAATGCAAAAATCTGTGCTTCCCTTGTTAGAGAAGCTTGTGAAGTGTACGAAAAGAGGGAAAAACTAAGAGTTTAG
- a CDS encoding serine hydrolase, translated as MFKKTFSYLLISIFITCSNVTFVSAAQGTSANTKSTVVATANQSDFIKVNFNGKSISVDRYDTYFDSNSKVMLPLTPIIKAMDATSNIQVGAGYATITSNKSTIKIHNGDKNITLNGSSINLSTKSFVNNVEVFVPLQFFSEVLNKIVDFDNDSNTVNISDIQKNTETYFNNTPSLSSDKDISKKLDDYLTAEQKLYNFSGSVLVAKGGNILLDKGYNMSNFDQNIKNTNYTTFAIGSMTKQFTATAIMQLVEKGLINEQDKVSKYIPDFPNGDKITIDNLLTHTSGLANVTPTLLNMKLEDSKKVENIINLFKDKPLYFKPGSKFEYSNSGYILLGYIVEKVSGMSYADYLQNNIFKPLNMNHTGMGYNGTIKNYNSNGYTGYLDVSPISDKSSLNALYGAGALYSCTEDLYKWDRSLKEHKLLTEKTLDKMFSKHVAMSEGDNLDYYGYGWMIYDSPDLHEIYHGGNVLGFTSNIERIPDKDLTIIILSNIGYYHVDSISSVLTNVCLGYKYEMPKAKEVIKLDNNLSNSYVGEYSFKDLGVTGSITSEDGHLYFIFAGQPKCEMFAESKNKFYFRSFDGNLTVNTNEKGQVTSIDLYQLGAKYNASKIK; from the coding sequence ATGTTTAAAAAGACTTTTTCCTATCTATTAATATCAATATTTATTACATGCTCTAATGTAACTTTTGTAAGTGCTGCACAAGGTACTTCTGCCAACACAAAATCAACTGTGGTTGCTACAGCAAATCAATCAGATTTCATTAAAGTTAATTTTAACGGAAAATCTATTTCAGTTGATCGTTATGATACTTATTTTGATTCAAACTCAAAGGTTATGCTTCCACTTACTCCTATAATAAAAGCAATGGATGCTACTTCAAATATTCAAGTAGGAGCTGGGTATGCTACGATAACAAGCAATAAAAGTACAATAAAGATTCACAATGGTGATAAAAATATAACCTTAAATGGTTCTTCTATTAATTTATCAACCAAATCCTTTGTTAATAATGTAGAAGTATTTGTACCTTTACAATTTTTTAGTGAAGTGCTTAATAAAATAGTAGACTTTGATAATGACAGCAATACAGTAAATATATCTGATATTCAAAAAAATACTGAAACCTATTTTAATAATACTCCAAGCCTTTCAAGTGACAAAGATATTTCTAAAAAACTAGATGATTACCTAACTGCCGAACAAAAACTTTATAATTTCTCTGGAAGTGTACTTGTAGCTAAAGGAGGTAATATACTTCTTGACAAAGGATATAATATGTCAAACTTTGATCAAAACATTAAAAATACAAATTATACAACATTTGCTATAGGGTCAATGACAAAACAATTTACAGCAACAGCCATAATGCAGTTAGTTGAAAAAGGATTGATAAATGAGCAGGATAAAGTTTCTAAGTATATTCCTGATTTTCCAAATGGGGATAAAATAACTATAGACAATCTACTTACTCATACATCTGGTCTGGCAAATGTTACTCCTACACTTTTAAATATGAAACTTGAAGATTCCAAAAAAGTTGAAAATATAATTAACTTATTTAAAGATAAACCACTTTATTTTAAACCTGGAAGTAAATTTGAATATTCTAATTCAGGTTACATTTTACTAGGATATATAGTAGAAAAAGTTAGTGGAATGAGCTATGCTGATTACCTTCAAAATAATATTTTTAAACCTCTTAATATGAACCATACAGGTATGGGTTATAATGGTACAATAAAGAATTATAATTCTAATGGATATACAGGATACCTGGATGTCTCTCCTATTAGCGATAAATCATCACTTAATGCACTTTATGGTGCAGGTGCACTATATTCCTGTACAGAAGACTTATATAAGTGGGATAGATCCTTAAAAGAACATAAATTATTAACCGAAAAAACCTTAGATAAAATGTTTTCCAAACATGTAGCAATGTCTGAGGGTGATAATTTAGACTATTATGGTTATGGTTGGATGATATACGACTCACCTGATTTACACGAAATTTATCATGGTGGTAATGTATTAGGATTTACAAGCAATATAGAAAGAATACCAGATAAGGATTTAACTATAATTATACTAAGCAATATAGGATATTATCATGTAGATTCAATAAGTAGTGTATTAACTAATGTATGCCTTGGATATAAATATGAAATGCCAAAAGCAAAAGAAGTTATAAAACTTGATAACAATTTATCAAATAGCTATGTTGGAGAATATTCTTTTAAAGATTTAGGAGTAACTGGTTCTATAACAAGTGAAGATGGGCATCTTTATTTTATCTTTGCAGGACAGCCAAAATGTGAAATGTTTGCTGAATCTAAAAACAAATTTTACTTCAGAAGTTTTGATGGTAATCTAACTGTTAATACCAATGAAAAAGGACAAGTCACTAGTATTGATTTATACCAATTAGGAGCTAAATATAATGCAAGTAAGATAAAATAA
- a CDS encoding membrane protein has product MIKKYLQNENYYKITIILGIFLSIIWIAVVNTKLESDFKYYYEIATDIANGLTWGDTYTSIGYSIVLGGIFKLFGASLLKAKIFNIVLTFICYVCFMNILKKLDINEKDRRIIFALFVFFPNNIFYNSILATEILFTAILLIITLIYFTKCRYKYILMGILCGLNTMIKPFFLVFFFAVFLIEFIINKKFFGALKNSLIILIMTSLVIAPWVYRNTKMMGEFTFVSNNGGIVLYINNNSDNKFGRWMPVENVKNSIVNTKEYKEANATEKDKMLAKAAKSWIKTHPIRFIVLGFERLLNNYFLGDDILYVTYGTGMKIYVIVILFILTNIIRNIIFIPAVIYILKKSFSILNHIIKRKNYELDKFELYNVVLFFMFSTIYFLTEGQGRYAFPEIFIMVYSFYYFRKERKIVKRIKTMQ; this is encoded by the coding sequence ATGATAAAAAAGTACTTGCAAAATGAAAATTACTATAAGATCACAATAATTTTAGGAATATTCTTATCTATAATTTGGATAGCTGTGGTAAATACAAAATTAGAATCTGATTTTAAATATTATTATGAGATAGCAACAGATATTGCTAATGGTCTTACATGGGGAGATACTTATACATCAATAGGATATTCAATTGTTTTAGGAGGTATATTCAAGTTATTTGGCGCTAGTTTATTAAAAGCTAAAATATTTAATATTGTTCTTACTTTTATATGCTATGTGTGTTTTATGAATATATTAAAAAAGTTAGATATAAATGAAAAGGACAGAAGAATTATATTTGCATTATTTGTATTTTTTCCAAACAACATATTTTATAACAGTATTCTTGCTACAGAAATATTATTTACTGCAATTTTACTCATTATAACACTTATTTATTTTACTAAATGTAGATACAAATACATACTTATGGGTATTCTATGTGGTTTAAATACTATGATAAAGCCATTTTTTCTAGTATTTTTCTTTGCTGTATTTTTAATTGAATTTATTATTAATAAAAAGTTTTTTGGAGCACTAAAAAATTCTTTAATTATATTGATTATGACATCACTAGTAATAGCACCATGGGTTTATAGAAATACTAAGATGATGGGTGAATTTACTTTTGTGTCCAATAATGGGGGAATAGTTTTATATATAAACAACAATTCAGATAATAAGTTTGGAAGATGGATGCCAGTAGAAAATGTTAAAAATTCTATTGTAAACACAAAAGAATATAAAGAGGCCAATGCTACAGAAAAAGATAAAATGCTAGCTAAGGCAGCCAAAAGCTGGATAAAAACTCATCCAATACGTTTTATAGTATTAGGCTTTGAAAGATTACTTAATAATTATTTTTTAGGTGATGATATTTTATATGTTACATATGGAACTGGAATGAAAATATATGTTATTGTTATCTTATTTATATTAACAAATATTATAAGAAACATCATATTTATTCCTGCTGTTATATACATTTTAAAAAAGAGTTTTTCTATTTTAAACCATATTATTAAAAGAAAAAATTATGAGTTAGATAAATTTGAATTGTATAATGTAGTTTTATTTTTTATGTTTAGTACTATATACTTTTTAACAGAAGGACAGGGAAGGTATGCTTTTCCAGAAATTTTTATAATGGTATATTCTTTTTATTATTTTAGAAAGGAACGCAAAATAGTAAAAAGAATTAAAACAATGCAGTGA
- the pduA gene encoding propanediol utilization microcompartment protein PduA, whose amino-acid sequence MGQEALGMIETKGLVGAIEAADSMVKAANVALIGYEKIGSGLVTVMVRGDVGAVKAATDAGAASAKRVGEVVSVHVIPRPHTDVEKILPKVVE is encoded by the coding sequence ATGGGACAAGAAGCATTGGGAATGATAGAAACAAAAGGACTAGTAGGTGCAATTGAGGCGGCAGATTCAATGGTAAAAGCAGCAAATGTAGCTCTTATAGGATATGAAAAAATTGGATCAGGTCTTGTAACAGTTATGGTAAGAGGAGATGTAGGTGCAGTAAAGGCAGCTACAGATGCTGGAGCAGCTTCAGCTAAACGTGTAGGAGAAGTGGTATCTGTACATGTAATTCCAAGACCACACACCGATGTGGAGAAAATATTACCTAAAGTAGTAGAATAA